A window of the Ipomoea triloba cultivar NCNSP0323 chromosome 14, ASM357664v1 genome harbors these coding sequences:
- the LOC116004139 gene encoding uncharacterized protein LOC116004139, giving the protein MLPFGPPASMALLLETANSVPVAEHSPPSIKVSDRHRFSLQTFSASPSAILPLQALQGRTFSKQLANQRVLFRTQQFVRRTRAETTAHHGMKTFWEFTQIVALRSSNLTMELEKLHPACVCEGILLQL; this is encoded by the exons ATGCTGCCGTTTG GCCCACCAGCTTCAATGGCGTTACTGTTAGAAACTGCAAATTCTGTTCCAGTTGCTGAACATT CTCCACCCTCGATTAAAGTTTCAGACCGCCATCGCTTCAGCCTTCAGACCTTCAGTGCTTCGCCTTCTGCAATTCTACCCCTTCAGGCTTTACAGGGAAGGACCTTTAGCAAGCAGTTAGCGAATCAGCGAGTCCTCTTCAGAACTCAGCAGTTCGTTCGCCGTACGCGGGCTGAGACCACTGCCCACCATGGTATGAAAACCTTTTGGGAATTCACTCAAATCGTGGCACTTAGAAGTTCAAATTTGACGATGGAGCTGGAAAAATTGCACCCGGCTTGTGTATGTGAAGGTATACTGCTTCAGCTGTAA
- the LOC116004283 gene encoding protein SENESCENCE-ASSOCIATED GENE 21, mitochondrial-like → MARSISNAKFVSAFVLDKVSVSRSYKAAAAAAQGSVSGVAGRSNAMLKKGGDESGKSTTSWIPDPVTGYYRPESHANEVDAAELRQMLLKNTTRRH, encoded by the exons ATGGCTCGTTCTATCTCCAACGCCAAGTTCGTCTCTGCTTTTGTGCTGGACAAAGTCTCTGTTTCCAG GAGCTATAAGGCGGCGGCAGCGGCGGCGCAGGGGTCTGTTTCCGGCGTAGCAGGGAGGAGCAACGCGATGCTGAAGAAAGGAGGGGATGAATCGGGGAAGAGCACCACCTCCTGGATTCCGGATCCCGTGACCGGATACTACAGACCGGAGAGCCACGCTAACGAGGTCGACGCTGCCGAGCTGCGTCAGATGCTCTTGAAGAACACCACTAGACGACATTAA
- the LOC116004282 gene encoding uncharacterized protein At5g01610-like: MASSVQLLSVLLSCFALLFAVPQAAGDTILTAYQVLQQYDFPVGLLPTGVTSYELDTSSGAFSVYLEDSCSFKIDGYELKYKSTITGKISKDELSSLGGVQVKILFFWINIVEVTNDGDELCFSVGIASACFPIDNFYESPDCGCGFDCVNALKSETTSASRLNLKRLAFSS; this comes from the coding sequence ATGGCATCTTCAGTTCAACTGCTCTCCGTACTCCTCTCCTGCTTCGCTCTCCTCTTCGCCGTCCCGCAGGCCGCCGGCGACACCATCCTGACTGCGTACCAGGTGCTGCAGCAGTACGATTTCCCGGTTGGCCTTCTCCCGACGGGCGTGACGAGCTACGAGCTGGATACCAGCTCCGGCGCGTTCTCCGTCTACCTGGAAGACTCCTGCAGCTTCAAAATAGACGGATACGAGCTCAAGTACAAGAGTACAATCACCGGGAAGATCTCCAAGGACGAGCTCTCCAGCCTCGGCGGCGTGCAGGTGAAGATACTGTTCTTCTGGATAAACATCGTCGAGGTCACTAACGACGGCGATGAGCTTTGCTTCTCCGTCGGAATCGCCTCCGCCTGCTTCCCGATCGACAACTTCTACGAGAGTCCTGACTGCGGCTGCGGATTCGACTGCGTGAATGCGCTCAAATCTGAAACTACCTCCGCTTCCAGGCTCAATCTCAAACGCCTCGCGTTTTCTTCCTAA